In Streptococcus pneumoniae, the sequence AAATTTTTACGAAAATGTGAAAGATAATGAAATAAAATACTTTTTAACCAAGGTTTCAAACTTATTTTTCAAGGAATTCCTGATGAAACAGTCAAAAACAATCAATCTAAAGCTTGCCCACTAAGTGGATAGAATATTTTTATGCAAAACGCTTGACATATTTTTAAAACATGATAAAATAATAGTCGTAAGGGCGAATAAAATCGCTTTCAAACAAGAACAAAATGTTATATAAGGAGATTTTTGCAAATGAACAATCAGGAAATTGCAAAAAAAGTCATCGATGCCTTGGGCGGACGTGAAAATGTCAATAGTGTTGCCCACTGTGCGACTCGTCTACGTGTCATGGTCAAAGATGAAGAGAAAATCAATAAAGAAGTGATTGAGAACTTGGAAAAAGTTCAAGGTGCTTTCTTTAACTCAGGGCAATACCAAATTATCTTTGGTACAGGTACAGTTAACAAAATGTACGATGAAGTTGTTGTACTTGGATTACCAACATCATCTAAGGATGACATGAAAGCAGAAGTTGCTAAACAAGGGAACTGGTTCCAACGTGCTATCCGTACTTTTGGTGATGTTTTCGTTCCAATCATCCCAGTTATCGTAGCGACAGGTCTCTTCATGGGTGTGCGTGGTCTTTTCAACGCTCTTGAAATGCCACTTCCAGGTGACTTTGCAACTTACACACAAATCTTGACAGATACAGCCTTCATCATCTTGCCAGGTTTGGTTGTGTGGTCAACCTTCCGTGTATTTGGTGGAAATCCTGCCGTTGGTATCGTTCTTGGTATGATGCTTGTCTCTGGCTCACTTCCAAACGCTTGGGCAGTTGCTCAAGGTGGTGAAGTAACAGCGATGAACTTTTTTGGTTTCATCCCTGTTGTTGGTTTGCAAGGTTCCGTTCTTCCAGCCTTCATCATCGGGGTTGTCGGAGCTAAATTTGAAAAAGCTGTCCGCAAGGTTGTTCCAGATGTCATTGACCTCTTGGTAACACCATTCGTGACACTTTTGGTCATGTCTATCCTTGGACTCTTTGTCATTGGACCAGTTTTCCACGTTGTTGAAAACTACATCCTTATTGCTACAAAAGCGATTCTTAGCATGCCATTTGGTCTTGGTGGTTTCTTGATTGGTGGGGTTCACCAATTGATCGTCGTGTCAGGTGTGCACCACATCTTCAACTTGCTTGAAGTGCAATTACTTGCTGCTGACCATGCTAACCCATTCAACGCTATCATCACAGCTGCTATGACAGCTCAAGGTGCTGCTACTGTTGCGGTTGGTGTTAAAACAAAAAATCCAAAACTGAAAACACTTGCTTTCCCGGCTGCTCTTTCTGCCTTCCTAGGTATTACAGAGCCTGCTATCTTCGGGGTGAACTTGCGCTTCCGTAAACCATTCTTCCTTTCATTGATTGCTGGTGCAATCGGTGGTGGATTGGCTTCTATCCTTGGACTTGCTGGTACTGGTAATGGTATCACCATCATCCCTGGTACAATGCTTTATGTTGGTAACGGACAACTTCCACAATACCTTCTTATGGTAGCTGTATCATTTGCCCTTGGTTTTGCTCTTACTTACATGTTTGGTTACGAAGATGAAGTAGACGCAACTGCAGCTGCAAAACAAGCTGAAGTGGCTGAAGAAAAAGAAGAAGTTGCGCCAGCAGCTCTTCAAAATGAAACACTTGTAACTCCTATCGTCGGTGATGTTGTCGCTCTTGCTGATGTCAATGACCCAGTCTTCTCAAGTGGAGCTATGGGACAAGGTATCGCTGTGAAACCAAGCCAAGGCGTGGTCTATGCACCAGCTGATGCTGAAGTTTCAATTGCCTTTCCAACAGGGCACGCTTTTGGTTTGAAAACAAGAAATGGTGCTGAAGTTTTGATTCACGTTGGTATTGACACTGTATCTATGAACGGTGACGGTTTTGAAGCAAAAGTTGCTCAAGGTGATAAGGTGAAAGCTGGCGATGTTCTTGGAACATTTGACTCAAACAAAATCGCTGCAGCTGGACTTGATGATACAACAATGGTTATCGTTACAAATACAGGTGACTACGCTTCAGTAGCTCCAGTCGCAACAGGTTCAGTTGCGAAGGGGGATGCTGTGATCGAAGTGAAAATCTAATCAATCCTCTCTAATGTGAAAACGAACAAATGACATGTTTGTTCGTTTTTATTAGATAGTAAGATTTACAGAGGAAAATCTAAAAAATAGAGACATTTAGACTTTCGAAGTATGCTATAATAAAGAAAATAAAAACAAGAGGTTTATCATGACAAAATTATATGGAAGCTTGGAAGCGGGCGGTACAAAGTTTGTCTGTGCTGTCGGTGATGAAAACTTTAACGTTGTAGAAAAAACACAATTTCCAACAACAACTCCAATCGAAACAATCGATAAAACCATTGAGTTCTTCTCAAAATTCGATAACCTTGCTGGTCTTGCAGTTGGTTCATTT encodes:
- a CDS encoding sucrose-specific PTS transporter subunit IIBC — translated: MNNQEIAKKVIDALGGRENVNSVAHCATRLRVMVKDEEKINKEVIENLEKVQGAFFNSGQYQIIFGTGTVNKMYDEVVVLGLPTSSKDDMKAEVAKQGNWFQRAIRTFGDVFVPIIPVIVATGLFMGVRGLFNALEMPLPGDFATYTQILTDTAFIILPGLVVWSTFRVFGGNPAVGIVLGMMLVSGSLPNAWAVAQGGEVTAMNFFGFIPVVGLQGSVLPAFIIGVVGAKFEKAVRKVVPDVIDLLVTPFVTLLVMSILGLFVIGPVFHVVENYILIATKAILSMPFGLGGFLIGGVHQLIVVSGVHHIFNLLEVQLLAADHANPFNAIITAAMTAQGAATVAVGVKTKNPKLKTLAFPAALSAFLGITEPAIFGVNLRFRKPFFLSLIAGAIGGGLASILGLAGTGNGITIIPGTMLYVGNGQLPQYLLMVAVSFALGFALTYMFGYEDEVDATAAAKQAEVAEEKEEVAPAALQNETLVTPIVGDVVALADVNDPVFSSGAMGQGIAVKPSQGVVYAPADAEVSIAFPTGHAFGLKTRNGAEVLIHVGIDTVSMNGDGFEAKVAQGDKVKAGDVLGTFDSNKIAAAGLDDTTMVIVTNTGDYASVAPVATGSVAKGDAVIEVKI